A window of the Bradyrhizobium ottawaense genome harbors these coding sequences:
- a CDS encoding ribose-phosphate pyrophosphokinase, producing the protein MSAKNGSIKLVAGNSNPVLAQEIADWLHLPLTKASVRRFADNEIFVEILENVRGSDAFIIQSTSFPANDHMMELLIITDALRRSSARRITAVIPYFGYARQDRKVGSRAPISAKLMANLITHAGVDRVMTLDLHAAQIQGFFDIPTDNLYASPVMVRDIKERFDLANVMVVSPDVGGVVRARGLAKRINTPLAIIDKRRERAGESEVMNVIGDVAGYTCILIDDIVDSGGTLVNAADALIANGAKDVYAYISHGVLSGGAAARIAGSKLKELVITDSILPTDAVNKAANIRTLSIAPLIGEAISRTASEESVSSLFD; encoded by the coding sequence ATGTCGGCCAAGAACGGCTCGATCAAGCTGGTCGCCGGCAACTCCAATCCGGTGCTGGCGCAGGAAATCGCCGACTGGCTGCATCTGCCGCTGACCAAGGCCAGCGTCCGCCGGTTTGCCGACAACGAGATTTTCGTCGAAATCCTCGAGAACGTGCGCGGCTCGGACGCGTTCATCATCCAGTCGACGTCGTTTCCGGCCAACGACCACATGATGGAACTCTTGATCATCACCGATGCGCTGCGCCGGTCGTCCGCGCGCCGCATCACCGCGGTGATCCCGTATTTCGGCTACGCCCGGCAGGACCGCAAGGTCGGCTCGCGCGCACCGATTTCCGCCAAGCTGATGGCCAACCTGATTACGCACGCCGGCGTCGACCGCGTCATGACGCTCGACCTGCATGCCGCCCAGATCCAGGGCTTCTTCGACATCCCGACCGACAACCTCTACGCCTCGCCAGTGATGGTGCGCGACATCAAGGAGCGCTTCGACCTCGCCAACGTCATGGTGGTATCGCCCGACGTCGGCGGCGTGGTGCGGGCGCGCGGCCTCGCCAAGCGCATCAACACCCCGCTCGCCATCATCGACAAGCGCCGCGAACGCGCCGGCGAATCCGAAGTCATGAACGTGATCGGCGATGTCGCCGGCTATACCTGCATCCTGATCGACGACATCGTCGATTCCGGCGGCACGCTGGTGAACGCGGCCGACGCGCTGATCGCCAACGGCGCTAAGGACGTCTACGCCTACATCTCGCACGGCGTGCTGTCCGGCGGCGCCGCCGCCCGCATCGCGGGGTCTAAACTGAAAGAGCTCGTGATCACCGACTCGATCCTCCCGACGGACGCGGTCAACAAGGCCGCCAACATCCGCACGCTGTCGATCGCGCCGCTGATCGGAGAAGCCATCAGCCGCACCGCGTCGGAAGAATCGGTCTCGAGCCTATTCGACTGA
- a CDS encoding class I SAM-dependent methyltransferase, which produces MTEFSPLQSEINKLIKSSGPMPVWRYMELCLLHPEHGYYVSRDPLGREGDFTTAPEVSQMFGELLGLWAASVWKAIGSPPMLRLIELGPGRGTMMADALRALRVLPPLYQALSVHLVEINPVLREKQRATLSGVRSISWHDSIDEVPEGPAVIFANEYFDVLPIHQAVKRETGWHERVVNLDANGRLVFGASAEPIPRFEVLLPPLVRAAPVGAVFEWRPDSEIMKIATRVRDQDGAALIIDYGHMRSDAGDTFQAIARHSFADPLKNPGQADVTAHVDFQALTRAAEDLGARVHGPATQGDFLKRLGIETRAVTLMGKTTPEVSADISGALKRLTDSGRGGMGSMFKVMAITEPHLTSVAGLSDEQAPGPSTP; this is translated from the coding sequence GTGACAGAATTTTCGCCGCTGCAGTCGGAAATCAACAAGCTGATCAAGTCGTCGGGGCCGATGCCGGTCTGGCGCTACATGGAGCTGTGCCTGCTGCATCCGGAGCACGGCTATTACGTGTCGCGCGATCCCTTGGGCCGCGAGGGCGACTTCACCACCGCGCCCGAGGTGAGCCAGATGTTTGGCGAACTGCTCGGATTGTGGGCGGCTTCGGTCTGGAAGGCGATCGGTTCGCCGCCGATGCTGCGGCTGATCGAGCTCGGTCCCGGCCGCGGCACCATGATGGCGGATGCGCTGCGTGCGCTTCGGGTGTTGCCGCCGCTCTATCAGGCGCTCAGCGTGCATCTCGTCGAGATCAATCCGGTGCTGCGCGAGAAGCAGCGGGCGACGCTGTCGGGCGTTCGCAGCATCTCCTGGCATGACAGCATCGACGAGGTGCCCGAGGGCCCCGCGGTGATCTTCGCCAACGAGTATTTCGACGTGCTGCCGATCCATCAGGCGGTCAAGCGCGAGACCGGCTGGCACGAACGCGTGGTCAACCTCGACGCCAATGGCCGGCTGGTGTTCGGCGCCAGCGCCGAACCGATACCGCGCTTCGAGGTGTTGCTGCCGCCGCTGGTGCGCGCCGCCCCGGTCGGCGCGGTGTTTGAATGGCGGCCCGACTCCGAGATCATGAAGATCGCCACCCGCGTCCGCGACCAGGACGGCGCGGCGCTGATCATCGATTACGGCCATATGCGCAGCGATGCCGGCGACACCTTCCAGGCCATCGCCCGCCACAGTTTTGCCGATCCCCTGAAGAATCCCGGCCAGGCCGACGTGACCGCCCATGTCGATTTCCAGGCGCTGACGCGCGCGGCGGAAGATCTCGGCGCGCGGGTCCACGGCCCGGCGACGCAGGGCGACTTCCTCAAGCGGCTCGGCATCGAGACCCGCGCCGTCACGCTGATGGGCAAGACCACGCCGGAGGTTTCCGCCGACATTTCCGGCGCGCTGAAACGACTGACCGACAGCGGCCGCGGCGGCATGGGCTCGATGTTCAAGGTGATGGCAATCACCGAGCCCCATCTCACCTCGGTCGCAGGCCTCAGCGACGAGCAGGCGCCGGGGCCGAGTACGCCATGA
- a CDS encoding dienelactone hydrolase family protein, which yields MIDQQIDIATKDGKTTTFITHPERGGPFPVIIFYMDAPAIREELRDMARRLGTAGYYVMLPNMYYRAGVMELGPINPDPESPERKKMFELMHSLTIPLVMEDTKALLAYAGTQKAANTGIVGTVGYCMSGRYAVNAATHFPDRVKAAASIYGVQLATDQPDSPHLAADKTKAELYFGCAETDVYAPPEIVEKVKEGMKGTKNEVELYPGTHHGFAFPKRPIYDRDAAERHWERLLALYRRNLVA from the coding sequence ATGATCGACCAGCAAATCGACATTGCGACCAAGGACGGCAAGACCACCACGTTCATCACCCACCCCGAACGCGGCGGGCCGTTTCCGGTCATCATTTTCTACATGGACGCGCCGGCGATCCGCGAAGAGCTGCGCGACATGGCGCGGCGGCTCGGCACGGCAGGCTATTACGTGATGCTGCCCAATATGTATTACCGCGCCGGCGTCATGGAGCTCGGGCCGATCAATCCCGATCCGGAATCGCCCGAGCGCAAGAAGATGTTCGAGCTGATGCACTCGCTCACGATTCCCCTCGTCATGGAAGACACCAAGGCCCTGCTCGCTTATGCCGGAACCCAGAAGGCGGCGAACACCGGCATTGTCGGCACCGTCGGCTACTGCATGAGCGGGCGTTATGCGGTCAACGCAGCGACGCACTTCCCCGATCGCGTCAAGGCGGCGGCATCGATCTACGGCGTGCAACTGGCGACCGATCAGCCCGACAGCCCGCATCTCGCCGCTGATAAGACCAAGGCCGAACTCTATTTCGGTTGCGCCGAGACCGACGTCTATGCACCGCCCGAGATCGTCGAGAAGGTCAAGGAAGGCATGAAGGGAACCAAGAACGAGGTCGAGCTCTATCCCGGCACCCATCACGGCTTCGCGTTCCCGAAGCGGCCGATCTACGACCGCGATGCCGCGGAACGGCATTGGGAACGGCTGCTGGCGCTCTATCGCCGCAACCTCGTCGCCTAG
- a CDS encoding SRPBCC family protein has protein sequence MQMSDSQHIPASKEKVWAALNDPLILKQCIPGCEALDMSSPTEMTATVVFRVGPVKATFGGKVTLSDLDPPNSYRISGEGSGGVAGFAKGGATVRLESEGPDVTVLHYDVDAQIGGKLAQLGSRLIDSTAKKLAGQFFASFGEVVGGTVPAA, from the coding sequence ATGCAGATGAGTGACAGCCAGCATATCCCGGCCTCAAAGGAAAAGGTCTGGGCCGCGCTCAACGATCCCTTGATCCTCAAGCAGTGCATCCCCGGTTGCGAGGCGCTCGACATGTCGTCGCCGACCGAGATGACCGCGACCGTCGTGTTCAGGGTCGGCCCGGTGAAGGCGACCTTCGGCGGCAAGGTGACCTTGTCGGATCTCGATCCGCCCAACAGCTATCGCATTTCCGGCGAGGGTTCTGGTGGCGTGGCCGGCTTCGCCAAGGGCGGGGCGACCGTGCGGCTTGAGTCCGAAGGCCCCGACGTCACCGTGCTGCATTACGACGTCGACGCCCAGATCGGAGGCAAGCTCGCGCAACTGGGCTCACGTCTGATCGATTCCACCGCCAAGAAACTCGCCGGGCAATTCTTTGCGTCGTTCGGCGAGGTGGTGGGAGGCACGGTGCCGGCGGCATAG
- the pgeF gene encoding peptidoglycan editing factor PgeF, whose product MTFGSSLLSAIPGLRHAFFSREGGVSGGIYQGLNGGLGSNDDPAHVIENRRRMAEQMGVAPEHFLSVHQIHSPDAVVATGPWPTEARPRADAIVTRTEGIAIGVTTADCGPILFADPAARVIGAAHAGWKGALTGVLESTVDAMEKLGADRSATVAAIGPLIRQHSYEVGGEFVERFLDADADNAVFFIASVRPGHSMFDLAGYIRMRLENAGVLMIDDIGVDTYADERFYSYRRSVHRKEPDYGRLVHAIALEP is encoded by the coding sequence ATGACCTTCGGCTCGTCATTGCTTTCGGCCATTCCCGGCCTGCGCCACGCCTTCTTCAGCCGCGAGGGCGGCGTCTCCGGCGGAATCTACCAAGGGCTCAATGGCGGCCTCGGCTCGAACGACGATCCGGCCCACGTCATCGAAAATCGCCGGCGAATGGCGGAGCAGATGGGAGTTGCCCCCGAGCACTTTCTCAGCGTGCACCAGATCCATTCGCCCGATGCCGTGGTCGCGACGGGCCCGTGGCCGACTGAGGCGCGGCCGCGCGCCGACGCCATCGTCACGCGGACCGAGGGCATCGCCATCGGCGTCACCACGGCCGATTGCGGCCCCATATTATTTGCCGATCCCGCGGCGCGGGTGATCGGCGCCGCCCATGCCGGCTGGAAGGGCGCACTGACGGGGGTGCTGGAATCGACCGTCGATGCGATGGAAAAACTCGGCGCCGATCGCAGCGCGACGGTCGCGGCGATCGGTCCCCTGATCCGCCAGCACTCCTATGAAGTCGGCGGCGAATTCGTCGAACGCTTTCTGGACGCCGACGCCGACAATGCCGTCTTCTTCATTGCCTCGGTCCGGCCCGGCCATTCGATGTTCGACCTCGCCGGCTACATCCGGATGCGGCTGGAAAATGCCGGCGTGCTCATGATCGACGACATCGGCGTCGACACCTATGCCGACGAACGCTTCTACAGCTACCGCCGCTCGGTTCACCGCAAGGAGCCCGACTACGGCAGGCTGGTTCACGCAATCGCGCTGGAACCGTGA
- a CDS encoding AAA family ATPase, whose translation MKTREEIAQALAVAGYIADGELATAISLMHLLRRPLLLEGEAGVGKTEVAKALASVHATELIRLQCYEGLDQSAALYEWNYQRQLLSIQAHRGDNPDAVEDQIFSEKYLLERPLLAAIRRNRPPVLLIDEIDRADDEFEAFLLELLSDFQVSIPELGTIKAVTIPHVVLTSNGTRELSDALRRRCLYHYVDYPDADREARIIMARIEGSGASLSLQIARMVESIRKEELRKVPGVTETLDWAAALVGLDVRDLHEAPETVHETLMCLLKTHEDKARMSREVTERLLGRVA comes from the coding sequence ATGAAAACCCGTGAAGAGATCGCGCAAGCGCTTGCCGTCGCCGGCTATATCGCCGACGGCGAACTCGCGACCGCGATCTCGCTGATGCACCTGCTCAGGCGTCCGCTGCTGCTGGAAGGCGAGGCGGGCGTCGGCAAGACCGAAGTGGCGAAGGCGCTGGCCTCCGTGCACGCGACCGAACTGATCCGCCTGCAATGCTACGAGGGGCTCGATCAATCGGCGGCGCTGTACGAATGGAACTACCAGCGTCAATTGCTTTCGATCCAGGCCCATCGCGGCGATAATCCCGATGCGGTCGAGGACCAGATCTTCTCCGAAAAATATCTGCTGGAGCGGCCGCTGTTGGCCGCGATCCGCCGCAACAGGCCGCCGGTGCTGCTGATCGACGAGATCGACCGCGCCGACGACGAGTTCGAGGCGTTCCTGCTCGAACTGCTCTCCGACTTCCAGGTCTCGATTCCCGAGCTCGGCACCATCAAGGCCGTCACGATCCCGCATGTGGTGCTGACTTCGAACGGCACCCGCGAACTCTCCGACGCGCTGCGCCGCCGCTGCCTGTATCACTATGTCGATTATCCCGACGCCGACCGTGAGGCGCGCATCATCATGGCGCGGATCGAGGGATCGGGCGCGTCGCTGTCGCTGCAGATCGCGCGCATGGTCGAAAGCATCCGGAAGGAAGAATTGCGCAAGGTGCCGGGTGTAACCGAGACGCTGGACTGGGCGGCGGCTCTGGTCGGCCTCGACGTCCGTGACCTGCACGAGGCGCCCGAGACCGTACACGAAACGCTGATGTGTCTGCTCAAGACCCATGAAGACAAAGCGCGGATGAGCCGCGAAGTCACCGAACGGCTATTGGGGAGGGTCGCATGA
- the lgt gene encoding prolipoprotein diacylglyceryl transferase, which translates to MPFLTIAFPVFNPIALQIGPIAIRWYALAYICGIVLGWIYARALVKNEKLWGGPAPISLVQLDDFILWVTIGIIVGGRTGYVLFYNPAFFMQHPAEIFELWKGGMSFHGGFLGCVAAVMLFARSNGISILSLGDITTAVGPIGLFLGRLANFINSELWGRPADESVPWAMVFPNGGPLPRHPSQLYEAGLEGILLFTILAVMIRIGALKRPGLILGSFIAIYAFARITGEFFREPDPQLGFLWGGLTMGMLLSVPMIVAGAILIVMAWRRKTPEHT; encoded by the coding sequence ATGCCGTTCCTCACCATCGCCTTTCCCGTGTTCAATCCGATCGCGCTGCAGATCGGGCCGATCGCAATCCGCTGGTATGCGCTGGCCTATATCTGCGGCATCGTGCTCGGCTGGATCTACGCGCGGGCGCTGGTCAAGAACGAGAAGCTGTGGGGCGGACCGGCGCCGATTTCGCTGGTCCAGCTCGACGATTTCATCCTGTGGGTGACGATCGGCATCATTGTCGGCGGCCGCACCGGTTACGTGCTGTTCTACAATCCGGCTTTCTTCATGCAGCATCCGGCCGAGATCTTCGAATTGTGGAAGGGCGGCATGTCGTTTCACGGCGGCTTCCTCGGCTGTGTCGCCGCGGTGATGCTGTTTGCCCGCAGCAACGGGATCTCGATCCTGTCGCTCGGCGACATCACCACCGCGGTCGGCCCGATCGGGTTGTTTCTCGGACGGCTCGCCAACTTCATCAACAGCGAGCTGTGGGGCCGGCCGGCAGACGAGAGCGTGCCCTGGGCGATGGTATTTCCCAACGGCGGGCCGCTGCCGCGGCATCCCAGCCAGCTCTATGAAGCAGGGCTCGAAGGCATCCTGCTGTTCACGATCCTGGCGGTCATGATTCGGATCGGCGCCCTGAAGCGTCCCGGCCTGATCCTCGGCAGCTTCATCGCGATCTACGCTTTTGCGCGCATTACGGGCGAATTCTTCAGAGAACCCGACCCCCAGCTCGGATTTTTGTGGGGCGGCCTGACTATGGGTATGCTGCTGTCGGTGCCAATGATCGTTGCCGGAGCCATCCTGATTGTGATGGCATGGCGCCGAAAGACGCCGGAACATACTTAG
- a CDS encoding phosphatase PAP2 family protein, giving the protein MKIARAVARHTDWRIERASGLLTWGADEHILCGAAALWWIYARGQPRQQRAADHVLLTTVAATILPHLLKDIFNQRRPDRLTVLGHLHGIPISGKPLDAFPSGHAIHVGAIASAASELPRRQRLAVWGLGGGLLLTRIVLLAHWTSDVACGLAIGVLLERSLRRFTGFAKR; this is encoded by the coding sequence GTGAAGATTGCGCGTGCGGTCGCGCGTCACACGGACTGGCGAATTGAGCGAGCTTCCGGGCTTCTGACATGGGGAGCGGACGAGCACATCCTGTGCGGCGCCGCGGCACTTTGGTGGATTTACGCGCGCGGACAGCCGCGCCAGCAAAGGGCAGCAGATCATGTCCTGCTGACCACCGTGGCGGCGACGATCTTGCCGCATCTCTTGAAGGACATCTTTAATCAGCGGCGGCCGGACCGGCTTACCGTGCTAGGCCATCTGCACGGCATTCCGATTTCGGGCAAGCCGCTCGACGCTTTTCCGTCAGGCCACGCCATTCACGTCGGCGCCATCGCATCGGCCGCCAGCGAATTGCCGCGCCGCCAGCGTCTCGCCGTGTGGGGCCTGGGCGGCGGACTGTTGCTCACACGAATCGTGCTGCTCGCGCATTGGACCAGCGACGTGGCATGCGGTCTTGCGATTGGAGTTCTGCTCGAACGGTCGCTGCGGAGGTTTACGGGCTTCGCCAAAAGGTAA
- a CDS encoding vWA domain-containing protein, which produces MSCCGAAPDINEVNEVSRLVSAKLAAFLKTLRGSGFAVGLAEGQDAASLMTAGYVAKPGLLRSAFKHLFSARKSDWEKFDGIFDAFWLGKRVRSRSTTTGSAKSAKNPSLKSLPNPRPEPRAGGDTAMDQIPSADGADDIDRSGEGRMEGASRADQLAEIDFRKMADPAQIEEAHAAAARLAQTMRTRLTRRDLARRRGYRLDLRRTIHGNISHGGVPITLVKRQRKEKPLRLVMLLDASGSMSMYTGVFLRFIHGVLDEFREAEAFLFHTRLAHVSDAMKEKDAARALDRLSIMAQGAGGGTRIGESLQTFNRWHAARVIHSRTVVMIVSDGYETGDAALLGREMAALGRRCRRIVWLNPMMAWEGYAPEAAGIKAALPHVDLYAPANTLKSLTALEPYLAKL; this is translated from the coding sequence ATGAGCTGCTGCGGCGCTGCACCTGACATCAATGAAGTGAACGAGGTCTCCCGCCTGGTCTCGGCGAAGCTCGCGGCGTTTCTGAAAACCCTGCGCGGCAGCGGCTTTGCCGTCGGTCTCGCCGAAGGCCAGGACGCGGCATCGCTGATGACCGCGGGCTATGTCGCCAAACCCGGCCTGTTGCGTTCGGCATTCAAGCATCTGTTCTCGGCGCGCAAATCCGACTGGGAGAAGTTCGACGGCATTTTTGACGCGTTCTGGCTCGGCAAGCGGGTGCGGTCGCGCTCGACGACCACAGGCTCGGCCAAGTCTGCCAAGAATCCATCGCTGAAGAGCCTGCCGAATCCCCGGCCGGAACCGCGCGCCGGCGGCGATACCGCGATGGATCAGATTCCATCCGCCGACGGTGCGGATGACATTGACCGTTCCGGCGAGGGCCGCATGGAGGGCGCCTCGCGGGCCGATCAGCTTGCCGAGATCGATTTCCGCAAGATGGCCGATCCCGCGCAGATCGAGGAAGCGCATGCCGCCGCCGCGCGGCTGGCGCAGACCATGCGCACACGGCTGACGCGGCGCGACCTGGCGCGGCGGCGCGGCTATCGGCTCGACCTGCGCCGGACCATTCACGGCAATATCAGCCATGGCGGCGTGCCGATCACGCTGGTCAAACGCCAGCGCAAGGAGAAGCCGCTGCGCCTGGTGATGCTGCTCGACGCGTCAGGTTCGATGAGCATGTATACCGGCGTGTTCCTGCGCTTCATCCACGGCGTGCTCGATGAATTTCGCGAAGCCGAGGCGTTCCTGTTCCACACCCGGCTCGCACATGTCTCCGACGCCATGAAGGAAAAGGACGCCGCCCGCGCGCTCGACCGTCTCTCGATCATGGCGCAGGGCGCCGGCGGCGGCACCAGGATCGGCGAGAGCCTGCAGACCTTCAACCGCTGGCATGCCGCGCGCGTGATCCATTCGCGCACCGTGGTGATGATTGTGTCTGACGGCTACGAGACCGGCGACGCCGCACTACTCGGCCGCGAGATGGCCGCGCTTGGCCGCCGCTGCCGCCGCATCGTCTGGCTCAATCCGATGATGGCGTGGGAGGGCTACGCGCCCGAGGCCGCCGGCATCAAGGCGGCGCTGCCGCATGTCGATCTCTACGCGCCGGCCAACACGCTGAAAAGCCTGACCGCGCTCGAACCGTATCTGGCAAAACTCTGA
- a CDS encoding SDR family NAD(P)-dependent oxidoreductase: MTGQDSSDWLGLSGRVCVVTGGGGGIGRAVALSFARAGARVAAIDRDQRGLDVTHTELLKLGRDHVVSPCDTSSAESVTAASEQIEQALGPCHVLVNTAAVLRPGGLDTLSLAEWNAVLAVNLTGYFLCAQIFGRQMRAQGRGSLVHVSSIAGSHAQGQSGAYSVSKAGVIMLSQQLANEWGPHGIRSNVVSPGLVITPMSQSFYDTPGVTERRKAVVPMRRIGMPQDIADAILFLASDRSSYVSGDEITVDGGFVRMLMNLVPRPGFE, from the coding sequence ATGACCGGGCAAGACTCTTCCGATTGGCTCGGCCTGTCAGGCCGCGTCTGCGTGGTGACCGGCGGTGGCGGCGGCATCGGCCGCGCGGTCGCCCTGAGTTTTGCGCGGGCCGGCGCCAGGGTGGCCGCGATCGATCGCGACCAACGTGGCCTCGACGTCACGCACACCGAACTCCTAAAATTGGGGCGCGACCATGTCGTTTCGCCTTGCGACACCTCGAGCGCCGAGAGCGTCACCGCGGCGTCAGAGCAGATCGAGCAAGCGCTGGGCCCGTGCCACGTGCTGGTCAACACCGCCGCGGTGTTGCGTCCCGGCGGGCTCGACACGTTGTCGCTGGCCGAATGGAACGCGGTTCTCGCGGTCAACCTGACCGGCTATTTCCTCTGCGCGCAGATTTTCGGCCGGCAGATGCGCGCGCAGGGCCGCGGCAGTCTCGTGCATGTGTCGTCAATCGCCGGAAGCCATGCGCAAGGGCAGAGCGGCGCCTACAGCGTCAGCAAGGCCGGCGTGATCATGCTGTCGCAGCAGTTGGCCAATGAATGGGGCCCGCACGGTATCCGCAGCAATGTCGTCAGCCCCGGCCTCGTGATCACGCCGATGAGCCAGTCGTTCTACGACACGCCGGGAGTCACCGAGCGCCGCAAGGCGGTCGTACCGATGCGGCGGATCGGCATGCCGCAGGACATTGCCGACGCCATCCTGTTTCTCGCCAGCGACCGCTCGTCCTATGTCAGCGGCGACGAGATCACCGTCGACGGCGGCTTCGTGCGGATGCTGATGAACCTGGTGCCGCGCCCGGGGTTTGAATGA
- a CDS encoding XdhC family protein, producing the protein MTAHVEVMDLVAQMKAAEQAFVLATVVRTVSVTAAKAGAKAIIRPDGTIVAGWIGGGCARGAVLKAAREALADGEPRMVSVQPEDMLAELGVKPGENRDGIRFASNLCPSKGTMDIFVEPVLPHPSLVVFGASPVAMSLAAQARQLGYHVTLAAPSGDLSVVPDADVLVDGFALGELHPAKRFIVVSTQGKGDEAALRAAVATEAAYRAFVGSRRKMAALREKLVAGGVSPEALDHVKAPAGLDLGAITPEEIAMSILAEITVERRRGQRASNFSQGS; encoded by the coding sequence ATGACCGCTCATGTCGAAGTGATGGACCTGGTGGCGCAGATGAAGGCGGCCGAGCAGGCGTTCGTGCTCGCGACCGTCGTGCGCACGGTGTCGGTGACGGCTGCAAAGGCCGGCGCCAAGGCGATCATCCGGCCCGATGGCACGATCGTCGCGGGGTGGATCGGCGGCGGCTGCGCGCGGGGCGCGGTGTTGAAAGCGGCGCGCGAGGCGCTGGCCGACGGCGAGCCGCGCATGGTGTCGGTGCAGCCGGAAGACATGCTGGCCGAACTCGGCGTCAAGCCCGGCGAGAATCGCGACGGCATCCGCTTCGCCAGCAACCTGTGCCCGAGCAAGGGAACCATGGATATTTTCGTCGAGCCGGTGTTGCCGCATCCGTCGCTGGTGGTGTTCGGCGCCAGCCCGGTCGCGATGTCGCTGGCGGCACAGGCGCGGCAGCTCGGCTATCACGTCACGCTGGCGGCGCCGTCTGGCGATCTGTCCGTGGTTCCCGACGCCGATGTGCTGGTGGACGGCTTCGCGCTCGGCGAACTGCATCCCGCCAAACGCTTCATCGTGGTCTCGACGCAAGGCAAAGGCGACGAGGCCGCGTTGCGCGCGGCGGTCGCGACCGAAGCCGCCTATCGCGCCTTTGTCGGCAGCCGCCGCAAGATGGCGGCGCTACGCGAAAAGCTGGTCGCGGGCGGCGTGTCGCCGGAAGCGCTCGACCACGTCAAGGCGCCGGCCGGGCTCGACCTCGGCGCCATCACGCCGGAAGAGATCGCGATGTCGATATTGGCCGAAATCACCGTCGAACGCCGACGAGGGCAGCGCGCCAGCAATTTTTCTCAAGGGAGTTGA